One genomic region from Patagioenas fasciata isolate bPatFas1 chromosome 24, bPatFas1.hap1, whole genome shotgun sequence encodes:
- the H2AX gene encoding histone H2AX: MSGRGKSGGKARAKAKSRSSRAGLQFPVGRVHRLLRRGHYAERVGAGAPVYLAAVLEYLTAEILELAGNAARDNKKTRIIPRHLQLAVRNDEELNKLLGGVTIAQGGVLPNIQAVLLPKKSSGGGAGPAKAGKKGSGQQSQEY, translated from the coding sequence ATGTCTGGCCGTGGCAAGAGCGGCGGTAAGGCCCGAGCGAAGGCCAAGTCGCGCTCGTCCCGGGCGGGGCTGCAGTTCCCGGTCGGGCGCGTGCACCGGCTGCTGCGGCGCGGGCACTACGCGGAGCGCGTTGGGGCGGGCGCGCCCGTGTACCTGGCGGCCGTGCTGGAGTACCTGACGGCCGAGATCCTGGAGCTGGCGGGCAACGCGGCGCGCGACAACAAGAAGACGCGCATCATCCCCCGGCACTTGCAGCTGGCGGTGCGCAACGACGAGGAGCTCAACAAGCTGCTGGGCGGCGTCACCATCGCGCAGGGCGGCGTCCTGCCCAACATCCAGGCCGTGCTGCTGCCCAAGAagagcagcggcggcggcgcgggccccGCCAAGGCCGGCAAGAAGGGCAGCGGGCAGCAGTCACAGGAGTACTAG
- the DPAGT1 gene encoding UDP-N-acetylglucosamine--dolichyl-phosphate N-acetylglucosaminephosphotransferase isoform X1 has translation MAAWPAVPLLINLGGSLLGFVATLTLIPAFKDHFLAARLFGADLNKASRQPVPEAQGVISGAVFLIILFCFIPVPFLRCFVEEQCAAFPHDEFVEFIGSLLAICCMIFLGFADDVLNLRWRHKLLLPTMASLPLLMVYFTNFGNTTIVVPKPFRVLLGVHLDLGILYYVYMGMLAVFCTNAINILAGINGIEAGQSLVIAASIIVFNVVELNGDCRDDHIFSLYFMIPFFFTTLGLLYHNWYPSRVFVGDTFCYFAGMTFAVVGILGHFSKTMLLFFIPQVLNFLYSLPQLFHIIPCPRHRLPRLNASTGKLEMSYSKFKTKSLSALGTNILKAVKILRIVDVRSGTDEDGDYTECNNMTLINFVIKLIGPTHERSLTLLLLLLQVLGSTIAFSIRYQLVRLFYDV, from the exons ATGGCGGCCTGGCCCGCCGTGCCCCTGCTCATCAACTTGGGCGGGTCGCTGCTGGGCTTCGTGGCCACGCTGACGCTGATCCCGGCCTTCAAGGACCACTTCCTCGCCGCGCGGCTCTTCGGTGCGGACCTCAACAAGGCCTCCCGGCAGCCTGT CCCCGAGGCACAGGGCGTGATCAGCGGTGCCGTGTTCCTGATCATCCTCTTCTGCTTCATCCCCGTGCCCTTCCTGCGGTGCTTTGTGGAGGAGCAGTGTGCGGCCTTCCCTCACGACGAG TTCGTCGAGTTCATCGGTTCGCTCCTCGCCATCTGCTGCATGATTTTCTTGGGCTTTGCGGACGATGTTCTGAACCTGCGCTGGCGCCACAAGCTCCTTCTTCCCACGATGGCTTCTCTCCCACTGCTCATGGTTTACTTCACCAACTTTGGGAACACGACCATCGTGGTGCCCAAGCCCTTCCGGGTGCTGCTGGGCGTGCACTTGGACCTGG GTATCCTCTACTACGTGTACATGGGCATGCTAGCAGTGTTCTGCACTAACGCCATCAATATTCTCGCTGGAATTAATGGAATTGAAGCAGGGCAGTCGCTGGTGATAGCTGCTTCCATTATCGTATTCAACGTTGTAGAGTTAAATG ggGATTGTCGAGATGATCACATTTTTTCTCTCTACTtcatgattccttttttttttaccacgcTGGGGCTGCTTTACCACAACTG GTATCCGTCTCGCGTGTTTGTTGGGGACACCTTCTGCTACTTCGCCGGCATGACCTTTGCTGTGGTGGGGATCTTGGGGCACTTCAGCAAAACAATGCTGCTTTTTTTCATCCCGCAAGTGCTCAACTTCCTCTACTCCTTGCCTCAACTCTTCCACATCATTCCTTGTCCTCGTCACCGGCTGCCAAG GCTCAATGCTAGTACAGGGAAGTTGGAGATGAGCTACTCCAAATTCAAAACGAAGAGCCTctctgccctgggcacaaacATCCTGAAG GCAGTCAAGATCTTGCGCATAGTAGATGTGAGGAGTGGAACAGATGAAGATGGCGATTACACTGAGTGCAATAATATGACACTCATTAACTTTGTGATAAAGCTGATTGGACCCACCCATGAGCGAAGTCTCACTCTCCTGTTGTTACTCCTTCAG GTCCTGGGCAGCACAATTGCATTTTCAATCCGGTACCAACTAGTGCGCTTGTTTTATGATGTCTGA
- the DPAGT1 gene encoding UDP-N-acetylglucosamine--dolichyl-phosphate N-acetylglucosaminephosphotransferase isoform X2, translated as MAAWPAVPLLINLGGSLLGFVATLTLIPAFKDHFLAARLFGADLNKASRQPVPEAQGVISGAVFLIILFCFIPVPFLRCFVEEQCAAFPHDEFVEFIGSLLAICCMIFLGFADDVLNLRWRHKLLLPTMASLPLLMVYFTNFGNTTIVVPKPFRVLLGVHLDLGILYYVYMGMLAVFCTNAINILAGINGIEAGQSLVIAASIIVFNVVELNGDCRDDHIFSLYFMIPFFFTTLGLLYHNWYPSRVFVGDTFCYFAGMTFAVVGILGHFSKTMLLFFIPQVLNFLYSLPQLFHIIPCPRHRLPRLNASTGKLEMSYSKFKTKSLSALGTNILKVLGSTIAFSIRYQLVRLFYDV; from the exons ATGGCGGCCTGGCCCGCCGTGCCCCTGCTCATCAACTTGGGCGGGTCGCTGCTGGGCTTCGTGGCCACGCTGACGCTGATCCCGGCCTTCAAGGACCACTTCCTCGCCGCGCGGCTCTTCGGTGCGGACCTCAACAAGGCCTCCCGGCAGCCTGT CCCCGAGGCACAGGGCGTGATCAGCGGTGCCGTGTTCCTGATCATCCTCTTCTGCTTCATCCCCGTGCCCTTCCTGCGGTGCTTTGTGGAGGAGCAGTGTGCGGCCTTCCCTCACGACGAG TTCGTCGAGTTCATCGGTTCGCTCCTCGCCATCTGCTGCATGATTTTCTTGGGCTTTGCGGACGATGTTCTGAACCTGCGCTGGCGCCACAAGCTCCTTCTTCCCACGATGGCTTCTCTCCCACTGCTCATGGTTTACTTCACCAACTTTGGGAACACGACCATCGTGGTGCCCAAGCCCTTCCGGGTGCTGCTGGGCGTGCACTTGGACCTGG GTATCCTCTACTACGTGTACATGGGCATGCTAGCAGTGTTCTGCACTAACGCCATCAATATTCTCGCTGGAATTAATGGAATTGAAGCAGGGCAGTCGCTGGTGATAGCTGCTTCCATTATCGTATTCAACGTTGTAGAGTTAAATG ggGATTGTCGAGATGATCACATTTTTTCTCTCTACTtcatgattccttttttttttaccacgcTGGGGCTGCTTTACCACAACTG GTATCCGTCTCGCGTGTTTGTTGGGGACACCTTCTGCTACTTCGCCGGCATGACCTTTGCTGTGGTGGGGATCTTGGGGCACTTCAGCAAAACAATGCTGCTTTTTTTCATCCCGCAAGTGCTCAACTTCCTCTACTCCTTGCCTCAACTCTTCCACATCATTCCTTGTCCTCGTCACCGGCTGCCAAG GCTCAATGCTAGTACAGGGAAGTTGGAGATGAGCTACTCCAAATTCAAAACGAAGAGCCTctctgccctgggcacaaacATCCTGAAG GTCCTGGGCAGCACAATTGCATTTTCAATCCGGTACCAACTAGTGCGCTTGTTTTATGATGTCTGA
- the C2CD2L gene encoding phospholipid transfer protein C2CD2L isoform X2 gives MRKILTAWGKKYCTLFHQSSVQITFEEGPQLPPAATISDVTCKGQSDHSMVLYCCLSAEAVKFPVSVTQQSPVAVSVDTYHVTLAVLQAQVEIHLEEIQNEGLLVSWMFKDRPDLNLSVFPRLQLRENEGRVDLSTIRDLIEDTIVNTQPAMMVNLKACTAGAAAVPSNKLTRESPSRVAAAPLGSKLLLRNLRVLNLGSQGKGGVGEIRCMAELDSPPQQKQTRLVTAGSADAAAETEWNEELFLELGPRSKELKLQVLGNSDGGTNVLLAHATLLLDSLGKQPSGRQVCSLAPGAGQSLSGEATIVLELLFQESPASLSAQQATSVRTSITPTKKVEMDRTIMPDGTIVTTVTTIQSRPKADCKLDSPSRSPSKVEVTEKKTTVLLESGCPLPSSSRDSHMPNGLDPVAETAIRQLTETNNKPAKKTPTKRSTLIISGVSKVPIAQDEMALSLGYAASLEATAYRDSASEGTADRVHDSTELSQLLEASPAGQGASQELDETTRSDISERPSVEDVESETGSTGALETRSLKDHKVSFLQSGTKLIFRRRSKQKEAGLSQSHDDLSNVTTNSTARKKAGSFSHRLIKRFSFKSKSKPLASDNTTAANPICHVQTVGISAASMYGGEGPRGKTDSLRGQRPPF, from the exons ATGCGCAAGATCTTGACTGCCTGGGGAAAGAAATATTGTACGTTGTTTCACCAG AGTTCAGTACAGATCACATTTGAAGAGGGTCCTCAGTTACCACCAGCTGCAACTATAAGTGACGTGACGTGTAAGGGACAGTCGGACCACAGCATG GTGCTATACTGCTGTCTGTCAGCTGAAGCTGTGAAATTCCCTGTCTCTGTTACTCAGCAGTCCCCAGTTGCTGTTTCTGTGGACACCTATCATGTCACTTTGGCTGTGCTGCAGGCTCAG GTGGAGATCCACTTGGAGGAGATACAGAACGAAGGTCTCCTGGTGTCATGGATGTTCAAGGACAGACCAGACCTGAacctttctgtttttccaagaCTTCAGCTTCGTGAG AATGAAGGGAGAGTGGATCTGTCCACCATCAGGGATCTGATCGAGGACACCATTGTCAACACGCAGCCAGCCATGATGGTGAATCTGAAGGCCTGCACCGCTGGAGCTGCTGCG GTACCCAGCAATAAGTTGACTCGAGAGTCCCCATCAAGAGTAGCAGCAGCCCCACTGGGTTCTAAGCTGTTGCTCCGGAATCTTCGAGTGCTGAACTTGGGCAGCCAGGGGAAGGGAG GAGTTGGGGAGATACGCTGCATGGCAGAGCTAGACAGTCCCCCCCAGCAGAAGCAGACGAGACTGGTGACAGCTGGCAGTGCTGATGCTGCAGCAGAGACGGAGTGGAATGAGGAGCTCTTTCT GGAGTTGGGACCGAGAAGTAAAGAGCTGAAGCTACAGGTGCTGGGGAACAGTGACGGAGGGACAA ATGTGCTCCTGGCACATGCCACACTTTTGCTGGATTCTTTGGGCAAACAGCCATCTGGGAGACAGGTCTGCTCGCTGGCCCCAGGAGCCGGGCAGTCACTGTCCGGTGAAGCTACCATTGTATTGGAG CTGCTGTTCCAGGAGTCTCCTGCATCTTTGAGTGCTCAGCAGGCCACATCTGTGCGAACCAGCATCACCCCCACTAAGAAGGTGGAGATGGACAGGACTATCATGCCCGACGGCACCATCGTGACTACTGTCACTACGATTCAGTCCCGGCCTAAGGCAGACTGCAAACTGG ATTCACCATCAAGGTCGCCTTCCAAGGTGGAAGTGACAGAAAAGAAGACAACAGTGCTTTTGGAGAGTGGCTGCCCCTTGCCCAGCAGCAGCC GAGACAGCCATATGCCCAATGGCTTGGATCCGGTGGCCGAGACGGCGATCAGGCAGCTAACCGAGACGAACAACAAGCCTGCCAAGAAGACACCAACAAAACGTAGCACGCTGATCATCTCGGGAGTTTCCAAG GTACCTATTGCTCAAGATGAAATGGCCCTTTCTCTGGGTTATGCTGCATCCCTGGAGGCCACGGcatacagggattctgcctcagAGGGCACAGCTGACCGGGTACACGATTCTACCGAACTGTCACAGCTGCTGGAAGCATCGCCAGCAGGACAAGGGGCCAGTCAGGAGCTGGATGAGACGACACGATCGGACATCTCTGAGAGACCGTCGGTGGAAGATGTTGAGTCTGAAACTGGCTCCACAGGAGCCCTTGAGACCAGGAGCTTGAAAGATCACAAAG TTAGCTTTCTTCAGAGTGGTACCAAACTCATCTTCCGGAGGAGGAGCAAGCAGAAAGAAGCGGGCCTGAGCCAGTCACATGATGACTTGTCCAACGTCACCACCAACTCCACTGCCAGGAAGAAAGCTGGCAGCTTCTCCCACCGCCTCATCAAGCGCTTCTCCTTCAAGTCTAAATCCAAACCCCTAGCTAGCGACAACACAACAGCGG CAAACCCGATCTGCCACGTTCAGACAGTGGGCATTTCTGCAGCGAGTATGTACGGAGGGGAAGGCCCGCGGGGGAAAACTGACTCCTTGCGTGGGCAGAGACCGCCCTTCTAG
- the C2CD2L gene encoding phospholipid transfer protein C2CD2L isoform X1: MGPDTGWAALVLLFAASLLTVAAWLVQYCRCAALRAPRRRGAAAEEAGARALLAALLALRSLREQWQRAWVRALNSQARRHGSSVQITFEEGPQLPPAATISDVTCKGQSDHSMVLYCCLSAEAVKFPVSVTQQSPVAVSVDTYHVTLAVLQAQVEIHLEEIQNEGLLVSWMFKDRPDLNLSVFPRLQLRENEGRVDLSTIRDLIEDTIVNTQPAMMVNLKACTAGAAAVPSNKLTRESPSRVAAAPLGSKLLLRNLRVLNLGSQGKGGVGEIRCMAELDSPPQQKQTRLVTAGSADAAAETEWNEELFLELGPRSKELKLQVLGNSDGGTNVLLAHATLLLDSLGKQPSGRQVCSLAPGAGQSLSGEATIVLELLFQESPASLSAQQATSVRTSITPTKKVEMDRTIMPDGTIVTTVTTIQSRPKADCKLDSPSRSPSKVEVTEKKTTVLLESGCPLPSSSRDSHMPNGLDPVAETAIRQLTETNNKPAKKTPTKRSTLIISGVSKVPIAQDEMALSLGYAASLEATAYRDSASEGTADRVHDSTELSQLLEASPAGQGASQELDETTRSDISERPSVEDVESETGSTGALETRSLKDHKVSFLQSGTKLIFRRRSKQKEAGLSQSHDDLSNVTTNSTARKKAGSFSHRLIKRFSFKSKSKPLASDNTTAANPICHVQTVGISAASMYGGEGPRGKTDSLRGQRPPF; the protein is encoded by the exons ATGGGGCCGGACACGGGCTGGGCCGCGCTGGTGCTGCTGTTCGCCGCCTCGCTGCTCACCGTGGCGGCCTGGCTCGTTCAGTACTGCCGGTGCGCGGCCCTGCGGGCgccgcggcggcgcggggcggcggcggaggaGGCCGGGGCGCGGGCGCTGCTCGCCGCGCTTCTCGCCCTGCGGTCGCTGCGGGAGCAGTGGCAGCGGGCCTGGGTGCGAGCCCTCAACAGCCAGGCGCGCCGGCACGGG AGTTCAGTACAGATCACATTTGAAGAGGGTCCTCAGTTACCACCAGCTGCAACTATAAGTGACGTGACGTGTAAGGGACAGTCGGACCACAGCATG GTGCTATACTGCTGTCTGTCAGCTGAAGCTGTGAAATTCCCTGTCTCTGTTACTCAGCAGTCCCCAGTTGCTGTTTCTGTGGACACCTATCATGTCACTTTGGCTGTGCTGCAGGCTCAG GTGGAGATCCACTTGGAGGAGATACAGAACGAAGGTCTCCTGGTGTCATGGATGTTCAAGGACAGACCAGACCTGAacctttctgtttttccaagaCTTCAGCTTCGTGAG AATGAAGGGAGAGTGGATCTGTCCACCATCAGGGATCTGATCGAGGACACCATTGTCAACACGCAGCCAGCCATGATGGTGAATCTGAAGGCCTGCACCGCTGGAGCTGCTGCG GTACCCAGCAATAAGTTGACTCGAGAGTCCCCATCAAGAGTAGCAGCAGCCCCACTGGGTTCTAAGCTGTTGCTCCGGAATCTTCGAGTGCTGAACTTGGGCAGCCAGGGGAAGGGAG GAGTTGGGGAGATACGCTGCATGGCAGAGCTAGACAGTCCCCCCCAGCAGAAGCAGACGAGACTGGTGACAGCTGGCAGTGCTGATGCTGCAGCAGAGACGGAGTGGAATGAGGAGCTCTTTCT GGAGTTGGGACCGAGAAGTAAAGAGCTGAAGCTACAGGTGCTGGGGAACAGTGACGGAGGGACAA ATGTGCTCCTGGCACATGCCACACTTTTGCTGGATTCTTTGGGCAAACAGCCATCTGGGAGACAGGTCTGCTCGCTGGCCCCAGGAGCCGGGCAGTCACTGTCCGGTGAAGCTACCATTGTATTGGAG CTGCTGTTCCAGGAGTCTCCTGCATCTTTGAGTGCTCAGCAGGCCACATCTGTGCGAACCAGCATCACCCCCACTAAGAAGGTGGAGATGGACAGGACTATCATGCCCGACGGCACCATCGTGACTACTGTCACTACGATTCAGTCCCGGCCTAAGGCAGACTGCAAACTGG ATTCACCATCAAGGTCGCCTTCCAAGGTGGAAGTGACAGAAAAGAAGACAACAGTGCTTTTGGAGAGTGGCTGCCCCTTGCCCAGCAGCAGCC GAGACAGCCATATGCCCAATGGCTTGGATCCGGTGGCCGAGACGGCGATCAGGCAGCTAACCGAGACGAACAACAAGCCTGCCAAGAAGACACCAACAAAACGTAGCACGCTGATCATCTCGGGAGTTTCCAAG GTACCTATTGCTCAAGATGAAATGGCCCTTTCTCTGGGTTATGCTGCATCCCTGGAGGCCACGGcatacagggattctgcctcagAGGGCACAGCTGACCGGGTACACGATTCTACCGAACTGTCACAGCTGCTGGAAGCATCGCCAGCAGGACAAGGGGCCAGTCAGGAGCTGGATGAGACGACACGATCGGACATCTCTGAGAGACCGTCGGTGGAAGATGTTGAGTCTGAAACTGGCTCCACAGGAGCCCTTGAGACCAGGAGCTTGAAAGATCACAAAG TTAGCTTTCTTCAGAGTGGTACCAAACTCATCTTCCGGAGGAGGAGCAAGCAGAAAGAAGCGGGCCTGAGCCAGTCACATGATGACTTGTCCAACGTCACCACCAACTCCACTGCCAGGAAGAAAGCTGGCAGCTTCTCCCACCGCCTCATCAAGCGCTTCTCCTTCAAGTCTAAATCCAAACCCCTAGCTAGCGACAACACAACAGCGG CAAACCCGATCTGCCACGTTCAGACAGTGGGCATTTCTGCAGCGAGTATGTACGGAGGGGAAGGCCCGCGGGGGAAAACTGACTCCTTGCGTGGGCAGAGACCGCCCTTCTAG
- the C2CD2L gene encoding phospholipid transfer protein C2CD2L isoform X3 has translation MVLYCCLSAEAVKFPVSVTQQSPVAVSVDTYHVTLAVLQAQVEIHLEEIQNEGLLVSWMFKDRPDLNLSVFPRLQLRENEGRVDLSTIRDLIEDTIVNTQPAMMVNLKACTAGAAAVPSNKLTRESPSRVAAAPLGSKLLLRNLRVLNLGSQGKGGVGEIRCMAELDSPPQQKQTRLVTAGSADAAAETEWNEELFLELGPRSKELKLQVLGNSDGGTNVLLAHATLLLDSLGKQPSGRQVCSLAPGAGQSLSGEATIVLELLFQESPASLSAQQATSVRTSITPTKKVEMDRTIMPDGTIVTTVTTIQSRPKADCKLDSPSRSPSKVEVTEKKTTVLLESGCPLPSSSRDSHMPNGLDPVAETAIRQLTETNNKPAKKTPTKRSTLIISGVSKVPIAQDEMALSLGYAASLEATAYRDSASEGTADRVHDSTELSQLLEASPAGQGASQELDETTRSDISERPSVEDVESETGSTGALETRSLKDHKVSFLQSGTKLIFRRRSKQKEAGLSQSHDDLSNVTTNSTARKKAGSFSHRLIKRFSFKSKSKPLASDNTTAANPICHVQTVGISAASMYGGEGPRGKTDSLRGQRPPF, from the exons ATG GTGCTATACTGCTGTCTGTCAGCTGAAGCTGTGAAATTCCCTGTCTCTGTTACTCAGCAGTCCCCAGTTGCTGTTTCTGTGGACACCTATCATGTCACTTTGGCTGTGCTGCAGGCTCAG GTGGAGATCCACTTGGAGGAGATACAGAACGAAGGTCTCCTGGTGTCATGGATGTTCAAGGACAGACCAGACCTGAacctttctgtttttccaagaCTTCAGCTTCGTGAG AATGAAGGGAGAGTGGATCTGTCCACCATCAGGGATCTGATCGAGGACACCATTGTCAACACGCAGCCAGCCATGATGGTGAATCTGAAGGCCTGCACCGCTGGAGCTGCTGCG GTACCCAGCAATAAGTTGACTCGAGAGTCCCCATCAAGAGTAGCAGCAGCCCCACTGGGTTCTAAGCTGTTGCTCCGGAATCTTCGAGTGCTGAACTTGGGCAGCCAGGGGAAGGGAG GAGTTGGGGAGATACGCTGCATGGCAGAGCTAGACAGTCCCCCCCAGCAGAAGCAGACGAGACTGGTGACAGCTGGCAGTGCTGATGCTGCAGCAGAGACGGAGTGGAATGAGGAGCTCTTTCT GGAGTTGGGACCGAGAAGTAAAGAGCTGAAGCTACAGGTGCTGGGGAACAGTGACGGAGGGACAA ATGTGCTCCTGGCACATGCCACACTTTTGCTGGATTCTTTGGGCAAACAGCCATCTGGGAGACAGGTCTGCTCGCTGGCCCCAGGAGCCGGGCAGTCACTGTCCGGTGAAGCTACCATTGTATTGGAG CTGCTGTTCCAGGAGTCTCCTGCATCTTTGAGTGCTCAGCAGGCCACATCTGTGCGAACCAGCATCACCCCCACTAAGAAGGTGGAGATGGACAGGACTATCATGCCCGACGGCACCATCGTGACTACTGTCACTACGATTCAGTCCCGGCCTAAGGCAGACTGCAAACTGG ATTCACCATCAAGGTCGCCTTCCAAGGTGGAAGTGACAGAAAAGAAGACAACAGTGCTTTTGGAGAGTGGCTGCCCCTTGCCCAGCAGCAGCC GAGACAGCCATATGCCCAATGGCTTGGATCCGGTGGCCGAGACGGCGATCAGGCAGCTAACCGAGACGAACAACAAGCCTGCCAAGAAGACACCAACAAAACGTAGCACGCTGATCATCTCGGGAGTTTCCAAG GTACCTATTGCTCAAGATGAAATGGCCCTTTCTCTGGGTTATGCTGCATCCCTGGAGGCCACGGcatacagggattctgcctcagAGGGCACAGCTGACCGGGTACACGATTCTACCGAACTGTCACAGCTGCTGGAAGCATCGCCAGCAGGACAAGGGGCCAGTCAGGAGCTGGATGAGACGACACGATCGGACATCTCTGAGAGACCGTCGGTGGAAGATGTTGAGTCTGAAACTGGCTCCACAGGAGCCCTTGAGACCAGGAGCTTGAAAGATCACAAAG TTAGCTTTCTTCAGAGTGGTACCAAACTCATCTTCCGGAGGAGGAGCAAGCAGAAAGAAGCGGGCCTGAGCCAGTCACATGATGACTTGTCCAACGTCACCACCAACTCCACTGCCAGGAAGAAAGCTGGCAGCTTCTCCCACCGCCTCATCAAGCGCTTCTCCTTCAAGTCTAAATCCAAACCCCTAGCTAGCGACAACACAACAGCGG CAAACCCGATCTGCCACGTTCAGACAGTGGGCATTTCTGCAGCGAGTATGTACGGAGGGGAAGGCCCGCGGGGGAAAACTGACTCCTTGCGTGGGCAGAGACCGCCCTTCTAG